In the genome of Vanacampus margaritifer isolate UIUO_Vmar chromosome 1, RoL_Vmar_1.0, whole genome shotgun sequence, one region contains:
- the ddost gene encoding dolichyl-diphosphooligosaccharide--protein glycosyltransferase 48 kDa subunit: MAASIAVMPTNRGVSRLSSKTRMVQSKSILHSIVVILLSIASLLQCAAADGKTLVLLDNINIRDTHSMFFRSLSDRGFDLTFKTADDPSLSLIKYGQFLYDHLILFSPSVEDFGGNINVETITSFIDGGGNILVAASSDIGDPLRELGSECGIEFDEERTAVIDHHNYDKSDPGEHTLIVAGPENLLKAPTIVGKDTNNPVLFKGVGMVADPDNPLVLDILTGSSTAYSYFPDRPISQYPHAVGKNTLLIAGLQARNNARVVFSGSLDFFSDAFFTSAVQKAWPGSQLYEQTSNMALAEALSRWVFKEAGVLRVGEVRHHPVGEDAPPAAYTITDLVEYSIVIEMLSEGRWVPFDGDDIQLEFVRIDPFVRTYLKKHDGTYSVQFKLPDVYGVFQFKVDYNRLGYTHLYSSTQVSVRPLQHTQYERFIPSAFPYYASVFSMMSGLFVFSIVFLHMKEKEKSD, encoded by the exons ATGGCCGCGTCGATAGCAGTCATGCCGACAAATCGGGGCGTTTCTAGATTGTCGTCTAAAACAAGGATGGTTCAATCTAAGTCCATTTTGCACAGCATTGTTGTTATATTACTTTCGATAGCCTCCTTGTTGCAGTGTGCTGCCGCCGATGGCAAGACACTGGTGCTACTGGACAACATCAACATCAGGGACACTCATTCAATGTTCTTCCGCAGTCTGTCAG ACCGCGGCTTTGATCTTACATTCAAGACGGCTGATGACCCATCGCTTTCTCTGATCAAATATGGCCAGTTCCTGTATGACCATCTCATCCTCTTTTCACCGTCTGTTGAAG ACTTTGGCGGAAATATCAATGTGGAGACCATTACATCCTTCATTGATGGCGGAGGAAATATCTTGGTTGCTGCTAGTTCTGACATTG gTGATCCGCTGAGGGAGCTGGGCAGTGAGTGCGGCATTGAGTTTGACGAGGAGAGGACTGCTGTCATTGATCATCACAACTATGACAAGTCTGATCCTGGAGAG CACACTCTGATTGTTGCTGGCCCAGAGAACCTGCTGAAAGCTCCAACCATTGTTGGTAAAGACACCAATAACCCAGTGCTGTTTAAGGGTGTCGG CATGGTGGCCGACCCTGACAACCCTCTTGTTCTTGACATCCTCACCGGCTCTTCAACGGCCTACTCCTATTTCCCCGACAGACCCATTTCTCAG TATCCCCACGCCGTGGGCAAAAACACGCTGCTGATTGCCGGCCTGCAGGCCAGGAACAACGCCAGAGTGGTTTTCAGCGGCTCGCTGGACTTCTTTAGCGACGCTTTCTTCACCTCCGCCGTGCAGAAAGCCTGGCCCGGATCTCAGCT TTACGAGCAGACGAGCAACATGGCGCTGGCTGAGGCGCTCTCTCGCTGGGTGTTTAAAGAGGCTGGCGTCCTCAGGGTGGGCGAAGTTCGGCATCATCCCGTGGGAGAGGACGCTCCGCCCGCAGCCTACACCATCACCGACCTTGTG GAGTACAGCATCGTCATCGAGATGCTGTCCGAGGGCCGCTGGGTTCCTTTCGACGGTGACGATATTCAACTGGAGTTTGTGAGAATCGACCCCTTTGTCAGGACTTACCTTAAAAAACATG ATGGCACATACAGCGTCCAGTTCAAATTGCCCGACGTGTATGGAGTCTTCCAATTCAAGGTGGACTACAACCGACTGGGATACACGCACCTTTACTCCTCCACTCAG GTGTCAGTGCGTCCCCTGCAGCACACCCAGTATGAGCGCTTCATCCCCTCGGCCTTCCCGTACTACGCCAGCGTCTTCTCTATGATGTCAGGACTCTTTGTCTTCAGCATTGTCTTCCTGCACATGAAGGAGAAGGAAAAATCTGACTAA
- the plekhm2 gene encoding pleckstrin homology domain-containing family M member 2 isoform X2 produces the protein MDQLKVRDRILENISSSVKKLQSYFAACEDETPAIRNHDRVLQRLCEHLDHALLYGLQDISSGYWVLVLHFTRREAVRQIDELQHIATNLGRSRAWLYLALSESSLESYLRLFQENQGLLQKYYFKNALVCSHDHLTLFLTLVAGLEFIRFDLELDVPYLDVAAYMPEYYKPHNLLDFEERLPSSDSLSLHSFTSLTSTNLEWDDSAIAPSSEEGDLTDQASCPRSSGSDPLTVISDSVVLSAGNGKAKVGARLSPPSPASRHNPFNHDSDTNTSADVTPVHVAAWHNACAGVGAESTNNELEVIRMARRRKASKKRRGKSSTDSIGSIHNSFSSEHIQMDSSFPNAEDSNSLNCTVIHLDRVGTQLAEKCDENDAEALLRLPEMTDTSMDSVGQPLRDVMDRLNDEVWDPPEPPAQQPFREDPGGKPPDPDSSPDLMQAHQNVLCLTPDNPDSAPPGGGHHDPTEHRQSPILSGGHEDQGEGEAPAGREPDVKNEEEYDTDECKMAAVQEEKLSPSESSHPAEFKVDNNHLLLLMIHVFRENEEQLFRMVRMSTGHMEGDLQPLYLLLTDCYIYLLRKGAAEKPYTVEDAVSYNELDYLSVGLDQQTVSIVCTNRRRKFLLDTADASLTLWFLSVLKTAMVKGCREPPYPSILTDATMEKLSLTKFVSQESHCEVSEVSIHLYSLVHWEDPMDATLPNMRLPSSTKEGLMQYRAGSTYLGKELWKSCYLVLGNGILYLYAERTDVTPVLQVTMRGEYCGGCRRSNSTERPHAFQVILTERPPLELSANNEQDMADWMQLLCQSVSKGVIPQGAAPTPCIPCCLVVTDSRLLTCHQDCQTSFFRSLGSADICDMEAVRLEAGVEYCVIEFAADRDRFLPPWVLYFSGCEERDRLLEALDSAWRRIFQVALPHRDVCEPSVQKRCSEGLALMKSAWQRADSLARGRAQREPWC, from the exons ATGGATCAACTCAAAGTCAGGGACCGTATTCTGGAAAACATCTCCTCCTCCGTCAAGAAG TTGCAGAGTTACTTTGCGGCATGTGAAGATGAGACTCCAGCCATCCGGAACCATGACCGGGTTCTACAGCGGCTCTGCGAGCACCTAGACCATGCGCTGCTCTACGG GCTGCAGGATATCTCGTCAGGCTACTGGGTTCTTGTCCTCCACTTCACCAGGAGAGAGGCTGTCCGCCAGATCGACGAGCTTCAGCACATTGCAACTAATCTGGGTCGAA GTCGGGCGTGGTTATACCTGGCGTTGAGCGAGAGCTCTTTAGAAAGCTACCTACGCCTCTTCCAAGAGAACCAAGGACTGCTACAGAAGTACTACTTCAA GAATGCGTTGGTCTGCAGTCATGACCACCTGACGCTCTTCCTCACGCTGGTCGCCGGATTGGAGTTCATTCGTTTCGATCTGGAACTG GACGTGCCCTATTTGGACGTGGCCGCCTACATGCCAGAGTACTACAAACCGCACAACCTGTTGGACTTTGAAGAAAGGCTGCCCAGCTCGGACAGTTTGTCCCTGCACTCGTTCACCTCCCTGACCTCCACCAACCTGGAGTGGGATGACAGCGCCATCGCCCCCTCAAGTGAAG AAGGCGACCTGACCGACCAGGCCAGCTGCCCGAGGTCCAGTGGTTCTGATCCTCTGACCGTCATCAGCGACTCGGTGGTCTTATCTGCCGGCAATGGCAAGGCGAAGGTGGGCGCCCGTCTTTCGCCGCCCAGTCCCGCATCCAGACACAACCCTTTCAATCATGACTCGGACACCAACACCTCGGCCGACGTCACGCCGGTTCACGTGGCCGCCTGGCACAACGCGTGCGCTGGAGTCGGCGCAGAAAGCACCAACAATGAGCTGGAAGTCATTCG AATGGCAAGACGAAGGAAAGCCAGCAAAAAGCGACGTGGGAAAAGCTCCACAGATTCCATTGGCAGCATCCATAACTCCTTCTCGTCCGAGCACATCCAAATGGACAGCAGCTTCCCGAACGCTGAAGATTCCAATTCTTTGAACTGCACTGTAATCCACCTTGACAGGGTTGGAACACAGCTGGCGGAGAAATGCGATGAGAACGACGCGGAGGCCCTGCTAAGGCTTCCCGAGATGACCGACACCTCCATGGATAGCGTTGGCCAACCGCTCCGGGATGTCATGGACAGACTTAACGATGAGGTCTGGGACCCGCCCGAGCCTCCTGCGCAGCAGCCCTTTCGAGAGGACCCGGGGGGCAAGCCTCCTGACCCGGACTCCAGCCCAGACCTCATGCAGGCCCATCAAAACGTACTCTGCCTTACCCCCGACAATCCAGACTCTGCTCCCCCAGGTGGTGGGCACCATGACCCTACAGAGCATCGCCAGTCACCGATACTTTCAGGTGGCCATGAAGATCAAGGAGAGGGAGAAGCGCCGGCAGGACGGGAACCAGATGTAAAGAATGAGGAGGAATATGATACGGACGAGTGTAAAATGGCTGCTGTCCAAGAGGAAAAGCTTAGTCCGTCTGAAAGTTCTCATCCTGCTGAATTTAA ggTGGACAACAACCACTTACTACTCCTCATGATTCATGTGTTCAGAGAGAATGAGGAACAACTCTTCAGG ATGGTGAGAATGAGTACAGGCCATATGGAAGGGGACCTGCAGCCTCTTTACCTGCTGCTGACTGATTGTTACATCTACCTGCTGAGGAAAG GTGCAGCAGAGAAGCCTTATACGGTGGAAGATGCTGTTTCTTATAATGAGCTTGATTATCTCTCA GTGGGCCTCGATCAACAGACAGTGAGCATAGTTTGCACTAACAGAAGAAGGAAGTTCCTGCTAGACACAGCCGATGCCTCCTTGACCCT ATGGTTCCTGTCTGTACTTAAGACGGCGATGGTGAAAGGTTGTCGCGAGCCCCCATATCCTTCCATCCTGACTGATGCCACCATGGAAAAACTTTCTCTCACCAAATTTGTCTCCCAGGAATCTCATTGTGAG gtttctGAAGTTTCGATACATCTCTATTCATTGGTCCACTGGGAGGATCCTATGGATGCGACCTTGCCCAACATGAGATTACCTTCCAGCACTAAGGAAGGGCTGATGCAGTACCGGGCTGGTTCCACATACCTGGGCAAGGAACTATGGAAAAGCTGCTACCTCGTCCTCGG CAATGGAATTCTGTACCTCTACGCAGAAAGGACTGACGTCACACCTgtgctccaagtcactatgcg GGGAGAATATTGCGGCGGGTGCCGTCGTTCAAACAGCACCGAGCGTCCGCATGCCTTTCAAGTCATCCTGACGGAGCGCCCCCCGCTGGAGCTCAGTGCTAACAACGAACAGGACATGGCTGACTGGATGCAGCTGCTGTGCCAGTCGGTCTCCAAAGGA GTCATCCCCCAAGGTGCGGCCCCCACCCCATGTATCCCATGTTGTCTGGTGGTGACGGACAGCAGGCTGCTGACTTGCCATCAGGACTGCCAGACAAGTTTCTTCCGCTCGCTGGGCAGCGCCGACATCTGCGACATGGAGGCCGTCCGCCTGGAGGCCGGCGTGGAGTACTGCGTCATC GAGTTTGCTGCGGATCGTGACCGCTTCCTTCCCCCCTGGGTCTTGTATTTCAGTGGCTGTGAGGAaagagacagactgctcgaggCATTGGACAGCGCATGGAGAAGAATCTTCCAG GTGGCGCTCCCCCACAGAGATGTGTGCGAGCCGTCGGTGCAGAAGCGCTGCAGCGAAGGCCTCGCTTTAATGAAGAGCGCCTGGCAGCGGGCAGACAGTTTGGCGCGGGGCCGAGCGCAGCGCGAGCCTTGgtgctga
- the plekhm2 gene encoding pleckstrin homology domain-containing family M member 2 isoform X1, protein MDQLKVRDRILENISSSVKKLQSYFAACEDETPAIRNHDRVLQRLCEHLDHALLYGLQDISSGYWVLVLHFTRREAVRQIDELQHIATNLGRSRAWLYLALSESSLESYLRLFQENQGLLQKYYFKNALVCSHDHLTLFLTLVAGLEFIRFDLELDVPYLDVAAYMPEYYKPHNLLDFEERLPSSDSLSLHSFTSLTSTNLEWDDSAIAPSSEDYDFGDIFPVLQAMPSADWEEGDLTDQASCPRSSGSDPLTVISDSVVLSAGNGKAKVGARLSPPSPASRHNPFNHDSDTNTSADVTPVHVAAWHNACAGVGAESTNNELEVIRMARRRKASKKRRGKSSTDSIGSIHNSFSSEHIQMDSSFPNAEDSNSLNCTVIHLDRVGTQLAEKCDENDAEALLRLPEMTDTSMDSVGQPLRDVMDRLNDEVWDPPEPPAQQPFREDPGGKPPDPDSSPDLMQAHQNVLCLTPDNPDSAPPGGGHHDPTEHRQSPILSGGHEDQGEGEAPAGREPDVKNEEEYDTDECKMAAVQEEKLSPSESSHPAEFKVDNNHLLLLMIHVFRENEEQLFRMVRMSTGHMEGDLQPLYLLLTDCYIYLLRKGAAEKPYTVEDAVSYNELDYLSVGLDQQTVSIVCTNRRRKFLLDTADASLTLWFLSVLKTAMVKGCREPPYPSILTDATMEKLSLTKFVSQESHCEVSEVSIHLYSLVHWEDPMDATLPNMRLPSSTKEGLMQYRAGSTYLGKELWKSCYLVLGNGILYLYAERTDVTPVLQVTMRGEYCGGCRRSNSTERPHAFQVILTERPPLELSANNEQDMADWMQLLCQSVSKGVIPQGAAPTPCIPCCLVVTDSRLLTCHQDCQTSFFRSLGSADICDMEAVRLEAGVEYCVIEFAADRDRFLPPWVLYFSGCEERDRLLEALDSAWRRIFQVALPHRDVCEPSVQKRCSEGLALMKSAWQRADSLARGRAQREPWC, encoded by the exons ATGGATCAACTCAAAGTCAGGGACCGTATTCTGGAAAACATCTCCTCCTCCGTCAAGAAG TTGCAGAGTTACTTTGCGGCATGTGAAGATGAGACTCCAGCCATCCGGAACCATGACCGGGTTCTACAGCGGCTCTGCGAGCACCTAGACCATGCGCTGCTCTACGG GCTGCAGGATATCTCGTCAGGCTACTGGGTTCTTGTCCTCCACTTCACCAGGAGAGAGGCTGTCCGCCAGATCGACGAGCTTCAGCACATTGCAACTAATCTGGGTCGAA GTCGGGCGTGGTTATACCTGGCGTTGAGCGAGAGCTCTTTAGAAAGCTACCTACGCCTCTTCCAAGAGAACCAAGGACTGCTACAGAAGTACTACTTCAA GAATGCGTTGGTCTGCAGTCATGACCACCTGACGCTCTTCCTCACGCTGGTCGCCGGATTGGAGTTCATTCGTTTCGATCTGGAACTG GACGTGCCCTATTTGGACGTGGCCGCCTACATGCCAGAGTACTACAAACCGCACAACCTGTTGGACTTTGAAGAAAGGCTGCCCAGCTCGGACAGTTTGTCCCTGCACTCGTTCACCTCCCTGACCTCCACCAACCTGGAGTGGGATGACAGCGCCATCGCCCCCTCAAGTGAAG attatgaTTTTGGTGACATCTTCCCCGTGTTGCAGGCAATGCCAAGTGCAGACTGGGAAG AAGGCGACCTGACCGACCAGGCCAGCTGCCCGAGGTCCAGTGGTTCTGATCCTCTGACCGTCATCAGCGACTCGGTGGTCTTATCTGCCGGCAATGGCAAGGCGAAGGTGGGCGCCCGTCTTTCGCCGCCCAGTCCCGCATCCAGACACAACCCTTTCAATCATGACTCGGACACCAACACCTCGGCCGACGTCACGCCGGTTCACGTGGCCGCCTGGCACAACGCGTGCGCTGGAGTCGGCGCAGAAAGCACCAACAATGAGCTGGAAGTCATTCG AATGGCAAGACGAAGGAAAGCCAGCAAAAAGCGACGTGGGAAAAGCTCCACAGATTCCATTGGCAGCATCCATAACTCCTTCTCGTCCGAGCACATCCAAATGGACAGCAGCTTCCCGAACGCTGAAGATTCCAATTCTTTGAACTGCACTGTAATCCACCTTGACAGGGTTGGAACACAGCTGGCGGAGAAATGCGATGAGAACGACGCGGAGGCCCTGCTAAGGCTTCCCGAGATGACCGACACCTCCATGGATAGCGTTGGCCAACCGCTCCGGGATGTCATGGACAGACTTAACGATGAGGTCTGGGACCCGCCCGAGCCTCCTGCGCAGCAGCCCTTTCGAGAGGACCCGGGGGGCAAGCCTCCTGACCCGGACTCCAGCCCAGACCTCATGCAGGCCCATCAAAACGTACTCTGCCTTACCCCCGACAATCCAGACTCTGCTCCCCCAGGTGGTGGGCACCATGACCCTACAGAGCATCGCCAGTCACCGATACTTTCAGGTGGCCATGAAGATCAAGGAGAGGGAGAAGCGCCGGCAGGACGGGAACCAGATGTAAAGAATGAGGAGGAATATGATACGGACGAGTGTAAAATGGCTGCTGTCCAAGAGGAAAAGCTTAGTCCGTCTGAAAGTTCTCATCCTGCTGAATTTAA ggTGGACAACAACCACTTACTACTCCTCATGATTCATGTGTTCAGAGAGAATGAGGAACAACTCTTCAGG ATGGTGAGAATGAGTACAGGCCATATGGAAGGGGACCTGCAGCCTCTTTACCTGCTGCTGACTGATTGTTACATCTACCTGCTGAGGAAAG GTGCAGCAGAGAAGCCTTATACGGTGGAAGATGCTGTTTCTTATAATGAGCTTGATTATCTCTCA GTGGGCCTCGATCAACAGACAGTGAGCATAGTTTGCACTAACAGAAGAAGGAAGTTCCTGCTAGACACAGCCGATGCCTCCTTGACCCT ATGGTTCCTGTCTGTACTTAAGACGGCGATGGTGAAAGGTTGTCGCGAGCCCCCATATCCTTCCATCCTGACTGATGCCACCATGGAAAAACTTTCTCTCACCAAATTTGTCTCCCAGGAATCTCATTGTGAG gtttctGAAGTTTCGATACATCTCTATTCATTGGTCCACTGGGAGGATCCTATGGATGCGACCTTGCCCAACATGAGATTACCTTCCAGCACTAAGGAAGGGCTGATGCAGTACCGGGCTGGTTCCACATACCTGGGCAAGGAACTATGGAAAAGCTGCTACCTCGTCCTCGG CAATGGAATTCTGTACCTCTACGCAGAAAGGACTGACGTCACACCTgtgctccaagtcactatgcg GGGAGAATATTGCGGCGGGTGCCGTCGTTCAAACAGCACCGAGCGTCCGCATGCCTTTCAAGTCATCCTGACGGAGCGCCCCCCGCTGGAGCTCAGTGCTAACAACGAACAGGACATGGCTGACTGGATGCAGCTGCTGTGCCAGTCGGTCTCCAAAGGA GTCATCCCCCAAGGTGCGGCCCCCACCCCATGTATCCCATGTTGTCTGGTGGTGACGGACAGCAGGCTGCTGACTTGCCATCAGGACTGCCAGACAAGTTTCTTCCGCTCGCTGGGCAGCGCCGACATCTGCGACATGGAGGCCGTCCGCCTGGAGGCCGGCGTGGAGTACTGCGTCATC GAGTTTGCTGCGGATCGTGACCGCTTCCTTCCCCCCTGGGTCTTGTATTTCAGTGGCTGTGAGGAaagagacagactgctcgaggCATTGGACAGCGCATGGAGAAGAATCTTCCAG GTGGCGCTCCCCCACAGAGATGTGTGCGAGCCGTCGGTGCAGAAGCGCTGCAGCGAAGGCCTCGCTTTAATGAAGAGCGCCTGGCAGCGGGCAGACAGTTTGGCGCGGGGCCGAGCGCAGCGCGAGCCTTGgtgctga